A single genomic interval of Scylla paramamosain isolate STU-SP2022 chromosome 4, ASM3559412v1, whole genome shotgun sequence harbors:
- the LOC135099928 gene encoding cytochrome c oxidase assembly protein COX18, mitochondrial-like has product MLKKIVVCSFPGHKKMPTTMLYIYHHAFIKSSRNFYTACSQKKNATFVKNITQSYKVHNRINTHSQCYTSRKYFHVQKDFLQVQRQGVNQICHYHCAINSRNPAHGGCLKQLASPRHQYLFAVPCRRISLAWLDSLAVTQAGWFRALGQSRLVENLMEGLQAIHDYSHLPWWGCIILSTILMRSILTFPFAVYQKYIMAKVENLKPEMSELVQELKKETAYAVRKYGWNEKHARYMFNRSAKKMWRELIIRDNCHPFKASAVLWVQLPLWISMSVSLRNMASMMPHQDTAAQVLFMQLSTGGFGWIPNLTDVDHSLILPVLMGLTNLLIIEISALSRIQEGSRIQKIATNVFRVISVAMIPIASAVPSCVALYWVTSSVCGLLQNLLLMHPGLNRALRLPPVASHLQQPYSHLWLQLLKKVSRKGNAQE; this is encoded by the exons ATGCTGAAGAAAATAGTGGTGTGTTCTTTCCCAGGCCATAAGAAAATGCCTACCACCATGCTTTATATATatcatcatgcattcattaaaTCAAGCAGAAACTTCTATACAGCATGTTCACAGAAAAAGAATGCTACCTTTGTTAAAAACATTACTCAAAGCTATAAAGTGCATAATAGAATAAATACTCATTCCCAGTGTTATACCTCAAGGAAATATTTTCATGTACAAAAAGATTTTCTTCAGGTTCAAAGGCAAGGGGTTAATCAGATTTGCCATTATCACTGTGCTATTAATAGTAGAAATCCTGCACATGGGGGCTGCCTAAAGCAACTTGCATCACCCAGACACCAGTATTTATTTGCCGTCCCTTGCCGCCGCATATCTCTGGCATGGCTGGACTCTTTAGCTGTCACTCAGGCAGGCTGGTTCAGAGCTCTGGGACAGTCACGGCTGGTGGAAAATCTAATGGAAGGACTGCAAGCCATCCATGATTATTCTCACTTGCCTTGGTGGGGCTGTATAATCCTCTCTACCATCTTAATGCGCAGtattctcacctttccttttgCTGTATATCAG AAGTACATCATGGCAAAAGTAGAGAACCTCAAACCTGAAATGAGTGAATTGGTACAAGAGCTGAAGAAGGAAACTGCTTATGCAGTAAGGAAATATGGATGGAATGAAAAACATGCAAGGTACATGTTCAACAGATCG GCCAAAAAGATGTGGAGGGAGCTCATAATTCGAGACAACTGTCACCCATTCAAGGCCAGCGCTGTTCTATGGGTCCAGCTTCCCCTGTggatttccatgtcagtttctCTCCGTAACATGGCCTCCATGATGCCACACCAAGATACAG CTGCCCAGGTGTTATTCATGCAGCTAAGCACTGGAGGATTTGGTTGGATTCCGAATCTCACTGATGTAGACCACTCTTTGATTTTACCAGTGCTTATGGGGCTCACCAATCTTCTTATTATTGAG atTAGTGCTCTGAGTAGGATTCAGGAAGGATCCAGAATACAGAAAATTGCTACAAATGTATTCCGTGTAATTTCTGTGGCCATGATTCCTATTGCATCTGCTGTGCCTTCA TGTGTAGCACTCTACTGGGTGACCTCTAGTGTGTGTGGACTGCTTCAAAATCTGCTACTTATGCATCCTGGACTCAACAGAGCACTGAGATTACCTCCTGTTGCTTCTCATCTTCAGCAACCTTATAGCCATCTGTGGCTCCAGCTGCTGAAAAAAGTGTCAAGGAAAGGAAATGCACAAGAATGA
- the LOC135100149 gene encoding uncharacterized protein LOC135100149, with amino-acid sequence MDGVEKEEQDIVLVVRAIKTGKAGETEVIIGDLIKYGGEALRQASIGLFRKIPEIRKVPQDWNRRRVTLIHKGGRKSREDIDNYRPIAVVNILAKAFGWVINDKLKTWIKKNKVLGEEQSGFGQDTGGLENVLV; translated from the coding sequence ATGGATGGTGTtgagaaagaggagcaagacATAGTTTTAGTGGTGAGAGCTATCAAGACAGGGAAAGCAGGTGAGACAGAGGTCATTATAGGTGATTTAATAAAGTATGGTGGGGAAGCATTAAGACAAGCATCAATTGGGCTGTTCAGGAAAATCCCAGAGATAAGGAAGGTGCCTCAGGATTGGAACAGGAGGAGGGTTACACTTATacacaagggaggaagaaagtcaAGGGAGGACATAGATAATTACAGACCCATAGCAGTGGTAAACATACTAGCCAAGGCATTTGGGTGGGTGATAAATGATAAGTTGAAGACAtggataaagaagaataaggtGCTTGGAGAGGAACAGAGTGGTTTTGGGCAGGATACAGGTGGTTTAGAAAATGTGCTAGTTTGA